A DNA window from Halomicrobium mukohataei DSM 12286 contains the following coding sequences:
- a CDS encoding DUF7526 family protein: MTETITGEVIHVVGPAELDEAELVAELAALAESRYVLVCREGGKPGWLERLWSFLRRDPIEPVTIVADDAVEEGAELTATIRKTDVPGVYEAVDVR; encoded by the coding sequence ATGACCGAGACGATCACGGGCGAGGTGATTCACGTCGTCGGCCCGGCGGAACTCGACGAGGCCGAACTGGTCGCAGAGCTGGCGGCGCTGGCGGAGTCGCGGTACGTCCTCGTCTGTCGCGAGGGCGGCAAGCCGGGCTGGCTCGAACGGCTCTGGTCGTTTCTCAGGCGCGACCCGATCGAGCCGGTGACGATCGTCGCCGACGACGCCGTCGAAGAGGGCGCGGAACTGACGGCGACGATCCGGAAGACCGACGTACCCGGGGTCTACGAGGCCGTCGACGTGCGGTGA
- a CDS encoding metal-dependent transcriptional regulator, translating to MNTANQYLKAIYLVQEQEDGPASTGDVADMLEVSPASANEMIGKLEDQGLLEHEKYKGVDLTDEGIHRAREALQNYCIIERFLLEVLEVEEFRGEAKQLEGVIDETVAERLDTIIDREPQCPDCFDAEDDVCGLIELEAEASD from the coding sequence GTGAACACCGCTAACCAGTATCTGAAAGCCATCTACCTCGTCCAGGAACAGGAGGACGGCCCAGCATCGACCGGTGACGTGGCCGACATGCTCGAAGTCAGCCCGGCCAGTGCCAACGAGATGATCGGCAAGCTCGAAGACCAGGGCCTCCTCGAACACGAGAAGTACAAGGGCGTCGACCTCACGGACGAGGGGATCCACCGCGCACGCGAGGCGCTCCAGAACTACTGCATCATCGAGCGGTTTCTCCTCGAAGTGCTCGAAGTCGAGGAGTTCCGCGGCGAGGCAAAGCAACTGGAGGGCGTCATCGACGAGACCGTCGCCGAGCGACTGGACACGATCATCGATCGGGAACCGCAGTGTCCGGACTGTTTCGACGCCGAAGACGACGTGTGCGGGCTGATCGAGCTGGAAGCCGAGGCGTCCGACTAG
- a CDS encoding aminotransferase class IV translates to MQYHVNGDLVPASEATVSVRDRGFQYGDAAFETIRAYGGVPFEWTAHRERLQRTAETLGFGHAVPDGLRDRVDETLAANDLDDAYVKLSVTRGVQPGTLTPDETVDPSVVVVVDELPRGGTEGRSVWDGPADVQTVKTRRVPDAALPADAKTHNYLNGILARLELRRAATDRFRADEALLRDTEGRVVEGATSNLFFVTEAGLRTPASDLDLLPGVTRSVVMDLAESEDFPVETGTYTVDDVREADEAFLTNSTWEIRPVATVDGIDVGTGPMTKLLQRLYDERVESECY, encoded by the coding sequence ATGCAATACCACGTAAACGGCGATCTCGTCCCGGCGAGTGAAGCGACCGTCTCCGTCAGAGACCGAGGCTTCCAGTACGGTGACGCGGCCTTCGAGACGATCAGGGCCTACGGCGGCGTTCCCTTCGAGTGGACGGCCCACCGCGAGCGTCTCCAGCGGACCGCCGAGACGCTCGGCTTCGGCCACGCAGTGCCCGACGGCCTCCGGGACAGGGTCGACGAGACTCTCGCCGCCAACGACCTCGACGACGCCTACGTCAAGCTCTCTGTCACCCGCGGCGTCCAGCCCGGGACGCTGACGCCCGACGAGACCGTCGATCCGTCCGTCGTCGTCGTCGTCGACGAACTTCCACGCGGCGGGACCGAGGGCCGCTCAGTCTGGGACGGCCCGGCGGACGTACAGACCGTCAAGACCCGTCGGGTGCCCGACGCGGCGCTTCCGGCCGACGCCAAGACCCACAACTACCTCAACGGAATCCTCGCTCGGCTGGAACTGCGCCGCGCCGCGACCGACCGCTTCCGGGCCGACGAGGCGCTGTTGCGCGACACCGAGGGCCGCGTCGTCGAGGGTGCCACCAGCAACCTCTTTTTCGTCACCGAGGCCGGTCTACGAACGCCCGCCAGCGACCTGGACCTGCTACCGGGCGTCACCCGCTCGGTCGTGATGGACCTCGCCGAGTCCGAGGACTTCCCCGTCGAGACCGGGACGTACACCGTCGACGACGTTCGCGAGGCAGACGAGGCGTTCCTGACCAACTCGACGTGGGAGATCCGGCCCGTCGCCACCGTCGACGGTATCGACGTGGGAACCGGTCCGATGACGAAACTGCTCCAGCGGCTCTACGACGAACGCGTCGAGAGCGAGTGTTATTAG
- a CDS encoding glycosyl hydrolase family 18 protein, with protein MQRRNYLQSLSALAGLAGVSAVTAQEEYPAYDSSATYNGGDRVVYEGYIWEAQWWTKGTAPSADKAVWEKVGPADGGGGDDGGSDDGGSSDIPAYDSSATYTGGDQVTYDGFVWEAEWWTKGTEPSESANVWTKVRAVDDGDNGGDDGGSSDLNAVIDASATRVDVGEDVTLDASGSEGDIESYEWMVGDQGPISGVENTVTLDEEGTYEVTLTVTDADGNEATATRSVFVGTAGGTQPGDKRVVAYYRQWAQYDREYTPSDMPLDNITHVQYAFARPEEDGSVNLVGDSHGQQAFWDQNTDWRDAPGGKSIAELAEENEDTKFTLSIGGWGDSEYFSYAAETEENRQRFADQCAEWVDRGNLDGIDIDWEFPHGGGCQGDGGEACNKENVERPEIDIPNFTKLCQAVRDRLDEKAAEEGREEPYEVTAAVNADPEAMADYEHEALSDILDFILVMTFDYAGIWSEYTRHHAPLKENPDNPFEKSDSWNASYALSWFEQQGWSPDQLNMAVPFYGRSWSNVNDPDGEGNGEDDGLFQKFDGEDGNASGDGSFGTIGGIYEYYDLAGGSRGGSSIIDGDDYETYIDEDAMTAYSYNPDKGGGYNKASGEMISHDTVETMEMKAQWLRDSPYGGTMLWAIGGDTKDGELISTLWNTLNE; from the coding sequence ATGCAACGTCGCAACTATCTACAATCGCTTTCGGCGCTGGCCGGTCTGGCCGGCGTCTCCGCGGTAACAGCACAGGAAGAGTATCCGGCGTACGATTCGAGCGCGACCTACAACGGTGGCGATCGAGTCGTCTACGAGGGATACATCTGGGAAGCACAGTGGTGGACCAAAGGAACGGCACCGAGCGCAGACAAGGCTGTCTGGGAGAAAGTCGGACCCGCTGACGGAGGCGGCGGGGACGACGGCGGCTCCGACGACGGCGGCAGCAGCGACATTCCTGCCTACGATTCGAGCGCCACCTACACCGGTGGCGACCAGGTCACCTACGACGGGTTCGTCTGGGAGGCCGAGTGGTGGACCAAGGGTACCGAACCCTCCGAGAGCGCGAACGTCTGGACGAAGGTCCGCGCCGTCGACGACGGCGACAACGGCGGCGACGACGGTGGATCCTCCGACCTCAACGCCGTCATCGACGCCAGCGCGACGCGCGTCGACGTCGGTGAGGACGTCACGCTGGACGCCAGCGGCTCCGAGGGCGACATCGAGTCCTACGAGTGGATGGTCGGCGACCAGGGTCCGATCTCCGGCGTCGAGAACACGGTCACGCTCGACGAGGAAGGCACCTACGAGGTCACGCTGACCGTCACCGACGCAGACGGCAACGAGGCGACCGCGACCCGATCCGTGTTCGTCGGCACCGCGGGCGGCACGCAGCCCGGCGACAAGCGAGTCGTCGCCTACTACCGACAGTGGGCACAGTACGACCGCGAGTACACCCCGTCCGACATGCCCCTGGACAACATCACGCACGTCCAGTACGCGTTCGCGCGCCCGGAGGAGGACGGCTCCGTCAACCTCGTCGGCGACAGTCACGGCCAGCAGGCGTTCTGGGACCAGAACACCGACTGGCGTGACGCACCCGGCGGAAAGAGCATCGCCGAGCTCGCAGAAGAGAACGAAGACACCAAGTTCACGCTCTCGATCGGTGGCTGGGGCGACTCCGAGTACTTCTCGTACGCCGCAGAAACCGAGGAGAACCGCCAGCGCTTCGCCGACCAGTGTGCCGAGTGGGTCGACCGAGGCAACCTCGACGGCATCGACATCGACTGGGAGTTCCCCCACGGCGGGGGCTGTCAGGGCGACGGCGGCGAGGCGTGTAACAAGGAGAACGTCGAACGTCCCGAAATCGACATTCCGAACTTCACGAAGCTGTGTCAGGCGGTCCGCGATCGCCTCGACGAGAAGGCGGCAGAGGAAGGTCGCGAAGAGCCCTACGAGGTCACCGCTGCGGTCAACGCGGACCCCGAGGCGATGGCCGACTACGAGCACGAGGCCCTGTCGGACATCCTCGACTTCATCCTCGTGATGACCTTCGACTACGCGGGTATCTGGAGCGAGTACACCCGCCATCACGCCCCGCTCAAGGAGAACCCGGACAACCCGTTCGAGAAGTCCGACAGCTGGAACGCCTCCTACGCTCTCAGCTGGTTCGAACAGCAGGGCTGGTCGCCGGACCAGCTCAACATGGCCGTCCCGTTCTACGGGCGTAGCTGGAGCAACGTCAACGACCCCGACGGCGAGGGCAACGGCGAGGACGACGGTCTCTTCCAGAAGTTCGACGGAGAGGACGGCAACGCCAGCGGCGACGGTAGCTTCGGTACTATCGGTGGTATCTACGAGTACTACGACCTCGCCGGTGGCTCCCGTGGCGGCTCCAGTATCATCGACGGCGACGACTACGAGACCTACATCGACGAGGACGCCATGACGGCCTACAGCTACAACCCCGACAAGGGCGGTGGCTACAACAAGGCCAGCGGCGAGATGATCTCCCACGACACCGTCGAGACCATGGAGATGAAAGCCCAGTGGCTCCGCGACTCGCCGTACGGCGGGACGATGCTGTGGGCCATCGGTGGCGACACGAAGGACGGCGAACTGATCAGCACGCTCTGGAACACGCTCAACGAATAG
- a CDS encoding helix-hairpin-helix domain-containing protein: protein MGLLQKLKSALGLDASGSPSAGGNTPQDVDVTVEREPSTESEDAVKGTETDTSGATYDADTATESESASEQADADTDDESETTVAAATPEPTDEPSVDNDAPVTEIKGVGPAYAERLENAGISTVSELAAADADELGEVTDLSPNRISGWIEQANAF from the coding sequence ATGGGTCTGTTGCAGAAACTGAAATCGGCACTCGGGCTCGACGCTTCGGGGTCGCCGTCCGCCGGTGGAAACACTCCACAGGACGTCGACGTGACCGTCGAGCGCGAGCCGTCGACGGAGTCGGAGGACGCCGTCAAGGGGACCGAGACTGACACGTCAGGAGCAACGTACGATGCCGACACGGCGACCGAATCCGAGTCCGCGAGCGAGCAGGCCGACGCGGACACAGACGACGAGTCCGAGACGACGGTAGCGGCGGCCACCCCGGAACCGACCGACGAGCCCTCGGTCGACAACGACGCACCGGTCACCGAGATCAAGGGTGTCGGACCGGCCTACGCCGAGCGACTCGAAAACGCCGGGATCTCGACCGTCTCGGAACTCGCGGCGGCCGACGCCGACGAACTGGGGGAGGTGACCGACCTCTCTCCCAACAGGATCTCCGGCTGGATCGAACAGGCGAACGCCTTCTGA
- the pabB gene encoding aminodeoxychorismate synthase, component I — MPTVVTDRDSFLSVAADAAPTARVPVEARVTVTDPFVAYRRARDGDGAGGVYLGTTGGQSGWGYFATMPADFREVGPGEADSLTALADAVDADDLARGDCDVPYPCGVIGWLSYDVARELESLPDDALRDRALPRLQLATYDRIAAWEEPRGDEVTLRVTACPRLDEFERPALAYEFGRQHALELAKAAVDGDPSVGDPPSAADDARFESDCTPEGYADRVRAVQDAVRDGDTFQANVSQRLVAPAAVHPVAAFDALRTVNPAPYSALVEFPGVDLVSASPELLLRRDGDAIETEPIAGTRPRGDTPEDDDALEAELLDDEKERAEHAMLVDLERNDLGKVSRFGSVEVTDYRRVDRYSEVMHLVSKVEGRLRDGMDLADAVAAVFPGGTITGAPKPRTMELIDELEATRRGPYTGSVGIFGFDDRATLNILIRTLVRYESRYYLRVGAGIVHDSVPRREYDETLAKGRALINAVDGALDADAEMTVEAER, encoded by the coding sequence ATGCCAACTGTCGTCACTGACAGGGACTCGTTCCTGTCGGTCGCTGCCGACGCCGCTCCCACGGCCCGCGTTCCCGTCGAGGCTCGCGTCACGGTCACGGACCCGTTCGTCGCCTACCGACGCGCACGCGACGGCGACGGGGCCGGTGGCGTCTATCTCGGGACGACCGGGGGCCAGTCCGGCTGGGGCTACTTCGCGACGATGCCCGCGGATTTCCGCGAGGTCGGACCCGGCGAGGCCGACTCGCTGACCGCTCTGGCCGACGCCGTCGACGCCGACGACCTCGCTCGCGGCGACTGCGACGTTCCGTATCCGTGTGGGGTGATCGGCTGGCTCTCCTACGACGTGGCCCGCGAACTGGAGTCGCTTCCCGACGACGCGCTCCGTGATCGTGCGCTCCCGCGCCTCCAGCTCGCGACCTACGACCGGATCGCCGCCTGGGAGGAGCCCCGCGGCGACGAGGTCACGCTCCGCGTGACCGCCTGTCCGCGCCTCGACGAGTTCGAACGGCCGGCCCTGGCCTACGAGTTCGGCCGCCAGCACGCCCTGGAACTCGCCAAGGCGGCCGTCGACGGCGATCCGTCGGTCGGCGACCCGCCCTCGGCGGCCGACGACGCACGGTTCGAGAGCGACTGCACGCCCGAGGGGTACGCCGACCGCGTGCGGGCCGTCCAGGACGCCGTCCGCGACGGCGACACGTTTCAGGCAAACGTCTCACAGCGCCTCGTCGCTCCGGCGGCCGTCCACCCCGTCGCGGCGTTCGACGCCCTCCGGACGGTCAATCCGGCCCCCTACTCGGCGCTGGTGGAGTTCCCCGGCGTCGATCTCGTGAGTGCCAGCCCCGAGCTGTTGCTCCGCCGTGACGGAGACGCGATCGAGACGGAGCCGATTGCCGGCACACGCCCGCGAGGTGACACGCCCGAAGACGACGACGCCCTCGAAGCGGAGCTACTCGACGACGAGAAAGAGCGGGCCGAACACGCGATGTTGGTCGATCTCGAACGAAACGACCTCGGGAAGGTCAGCCGGTTCGGCAGCGTCGAGGTGACCGACTACCGGCGGGTCGACCGCTACTCCGAAGTGATGCACCTCGTCTCGAAGGTCGAGGGTCGTCTGCGCGACGGCATGGACCTCGCCGACGCCGTCGCCGCGGTCTTCCCCGGCGGGACGATCACTGGTGCCCCCAAGCCCCGGACGATGGAGCTCATCGACGAACTGGAGGCGACCCGACGCGGCCCCTACACCGGCTCGGTCGGCATCTTCGGGTTCGACGACCGCGCGACGCTGAACATCCTCATCCGGACGCTGGTACGCTACGAATCCCGGTACTACCTCCGAGTCGGGGCGGGGATCGTCCACGACTCCGTTCCCCGCCGGGAGTACGACGAGACGCTCGCCAAGGGCCGGGCACTGATCAACGCCGTCGACGGGGCGCTCGACGCCGACGCCGAGATGACTGTGGAGGCCGAGCGATGA
- a CDS encoding anthranilate synthase component II gives MTVAPTILVIDNYDSFAYNLVQYVGEVVERLGGGPEDVLVRRNDAVSIAGIERLDPDGIVVSPGPGTPEAAGVSMPIFSRLRYPTLGVCLGHQALCSANGAEVEHAESVVHGKSSTVTHDGTGVFADLPDPFEVGRYHSLAVERTALPDVLEETAATVSGTDGDVRDDAAGDRRIVMGVRHRERPHVGVQFHPESILTDGGKTMIENFCLQCNTT, from the coding sequence ATGACCGTCGCGCCGACGATCCTGGTGATCGACAACTACGACTCCTTCGCCTACAACCTCGTCCAGTACGTCGGCGAGGTCGTCGAGCGCCTCGGCGGCGGTCCCGAAGACGTGCTCGTCCGGCGCAACGACGCGGTCTCGATCGCGGGGATCGAACGCCTCGATCCGGACGGGATCGTGGTCTCGCCCGGCCCCGGAACCCCCGAGGCGGCCGGCGTCTCGATGCCGATCTTCTCGCGACTCCGGTATCCGACGCTCGGGGTCTGTCTGGGCCACCAGGCGCTGTGTAGCGCCAACGGTGCCGAGGTGGAGCACGCGGAGTCGGTCGTCCACGGCAAGTCCTCGACGGTCACCCACGACGGGACGGGCGTGTTCGCGGACCTGCCCGACCCCTTCGAGGTCGGTCGCTACCACTCCCTGGCCGTCGAGCGAACTGCACTGCCCGACGTGCTCGAAGAGACCGCGGCCACGGTGTCTGGGACCGACGGGGATGTCAGAGACGACGCTGCGGGCGACCGCCGCATCGTCATGGGCGTGCGCCACCGCGAGCGACCCCACGTCGGCGTCCAGTTCCACCCCGAGAGCATCCTCACCGACGGCGGCAAGACGATGATCGAGAACTTCTGCCTCCAATGCAATACCACGTAA
- a CDS encoding shikimate dehydrogenase: protein MDVFGLIGNPVGHSLSPPMHEAAYEQLDMDARYVTFEPDEDAAAAAIESARTLGITGLNVTIPFKQAAFEAVDPDPLARRIGAVNTVDLTGDEPRGYNTDAVGAVRALRRHDVALDGTAVVVGAGGAGRAVAFGLADEGMSVRIANRTVERAHDLAADVPGATGHGLDELHDTVADADVLVNCTSVGMDEDATPVPADALHGDLSVLDAVYSPIETRLLRDAAAAGGTTVDGAWMLLFQGVEAFERWTGLDAPVDHMNDALRDRL from the coding sequence ATGGACGTGTTCGGTCTGATCGGGAACCCGGTCGGTCACTCGCTGTCGCCGCCGATGCACGAAGCGGCCTACGAACAGCTCGACATGGACGCTCGCTACGTCACCTTCGAACCGGACGAAGACGCGGCCGCCGCCGCCATCGAGAGCGCCCGGACGCTGGGAATCACGGGTCTGAACGTTACGATCCCGTTCAAGCAGGCGGCCTTCGAGGCCGTCGACCCGGATCCGCTGGCCCGGCGGATCGGTGCGGTCAACACGGTCGACCTGACCGGCGACGAGCCGCGGGGATACAACACGGACGCCGTCGGTGCCGTGCGCGCGCTCCGCCGTCACGACGTGGCCCTCGACGGCACCGCAGTCGTGGTCGGCGCGGGCGGTGCCGGCCGGGCGGTCGCGTTCGGGCTGGCCGACGAGGGGATGTCCGTCCGGATCGCCAACCGGACCGTCGAGCGCGCTCACGACCTCGCCGCGGACGTGCCGGGGGCGACCGGCCACGGACTCGACGAACTGCACGACACCGTCGCCGACGCGGACGTGCTGGTCAACTGCACCAGCGTCGGGATGGACGAGGACGCGACCCCGGTGCCGGCCGACGCCCTCCACGGCGATCTGTCCGTCCTCGACGCCGTCTACTCGCCGATCGAGACGCGACTGCTCCGGGACGCCGCCGCCGCCGGTGGGACGACCGTCGACGGCGCGTGGATGCTCCTGTTCCAGGGCGTCGAAGCCTTCGAGCGCTGGACCGGCCTGGATGCACCGGTCGATCACATGAACGACGCGCTCCGCGATCGCCTGTGA
- a CDS encoding PKD domain-containing protein: MKQTRRNILRKASALTALGIGASGIAAGADCSSVPEWDADATYTGGDQVTYDGALWTAEWWTQDEPSESANVWTREGACGGNGGDDGDDGDDSDSANCDDYPEYDSGATYTGGDRVIYDGRLWEAEWWTKGTEPAESQNVWTLVGTCGNFAPTAVASASPYSPEVGETVTFDGSDSSDQDGSVTSYEWSFDDGTTETGETVTRSYDANGEYTATLTVTDDAGATASDSVSVAVGDTSGGSEKEDDVFAPYQGTWGSLVDGTLNVDTDRVVVSFVGDATDDGEINPGWLTSGGQRPLTDYTDEIQTLQDNGIEVWVAIGGWDGRTVARDATDATELKNVYADILDTLGVTHLDIDDENANEAGRDGSVYEIRNEALAMLQDERPEVKISYTVPAGQGGIENRDYSPAKDMVSDAVQQGIDLSYVNIMTMGFSGDYTSIIPSAGQGTVDWLANVYPDKSEQERWEMLGVTPNVGEDNFTTDDASAIVDWAENEDLGLLSFWALYKSSAAEQAEIFATFESDED, from the coding sequence ATGAAACAGACACGACGGAACATTCTACGCAAAGCATCGGCACTGACAGCACTCGGCATCGGAGCCAGCGGCATCGCGGCTGGCGCAGACTGCAGTAGCGTCCCGGAGTGGGACGCCGACGCCACCTACACCGGCGGCGACCAGGTCACCTACGACGGTGCGCTCTGGACCGCCGAGTGGTGGACGCAGGACGAGCCGTCCGAGAGCGCCAACGTCTGGACGCGGGAGGGCGCTTGTGGCGGGAACGGCGGCGACGACGGCGACGACGGCGACGACAGTGACAGCGCGAACTGCGACGACTACCCCGAGTACGATTCGGGGGCGACCTACACCGGCGGCGACCGAGTGATCTACGACGGTCGGCTCTGGGAAGCCGAGTGGTGGACCAAGGGCACCGAACCCGCCGAGAGCCAGAACGTCTGGACGCTGGTCGGCACGTGTGGGAACTTCGCACCCACTGCGGTCGCCTCGGCCTCGCCCTACTCGCCGGAGGTCGGCGAGACGGTCACCTTCGACGGCTCCGACTCTTCCGATCAGGACGGTTCGGTCACGAGCTACGAGTGGAGCTTCGACGACGGTACCACCGAGACGGGCGAGACCGTCACCAGAAGCTACGACGCGAACGGCGAGTACACGGCGACGCTGACCGTCACCGACGACGCTGGCGCGACCGCCAGCGACTCCGTGAGCGTCGCGGTCGGCGACACCAGTGGCGGCTCCGAGAAGGAAGACGACGTGTTCGCGCCCTACCAGGGCACGTGGGGAAGTCTCGTCGACGGGACGCTGAACGTCGACACCGATCGGGTCGTCGTTTCGTTCGTCGGCGACGCGACCGACGACGGCGAGATCAATCCCGGCTGGCTCACCTCCGGCGGCCAGCGTCCGCTCACCGACTACACCGACGAGATTCAGACGCTCCAGGACAACGGTATCGAGGTCTGGGTCGCCATCGGTGGCTGGGACGGCCGCACCGTCGCGCGGGACGCGACCGACGCGACGGAGCTCAAGAACGTCTACGCCGACATCCTCGATACGCTCGGGGTCACCCACCTCGACATCGACGACGAGAACGCCAACGAGGCGGGCCGTGACGGCAGCGTCTACGAGATCCGCAACGAAGCGCTCGCGATGCTGCAAGACGAGCGCCCCGAGGTGAAGATCTCCTACACCGTCCCGGCAGGACAGGGCGGCATCGAGAACCGCGACTATTCGCCCGCCAAGGACATGGTCAGCGATGCCGTCCAGCAGGGAATCGATCTGTCCTACGTCAACATCATGACTATGGGCTTCTCGGGCGATTACACCTCGATCATCCCCTCGGCCGGCCAGGGCACTGTCGACTGGCTGGCCAACGTCTACCCGGACAAATCCGAGCAGGAACGCTGGGAGATGCTGGGTGTGACGCCGAACGTCGGCGAGGACAACTTCACGACCGACGACGCCAGTGCCATCGTCGACTGGGCGGAAAACGAGGATCTCGGACTGCTGAGCTTCTGGGCGCTGTACAAGTCCAGTGCTGCCGAACAGGCGGAGATCTTCGCCACGTTCGAGTCCGACGAGGACTGA
- a CDS encoding glycosyl hydrolase family 18 protein — protein sequence MRETRRDMLQKATALSALAVGASATATAADCSGVSEWDASATYNGGDQVTYDGALWTAEWWTSGTQPAEDASVWTKEGACGDTPPGDGDEGTDCSEVSAWESDVAYTGGDQVTYDDSLWTAEWWTKGTEPAESENVWTLEGPCGDGGGGGGGGGDENQSPDASFTVSPSSPEPDEEVTLDASGSSDPDGDSLSYEWEIETVGTVEGAENSLTFDEAGDYEVTLTVTDAEGASSSVTETLSVAEAPDPPSDEFKVIGYYPGWKATPEYDYYPEDIPFDKVTHVQYAFLGVDADEAVPTIMSDQDRENLERFKELKDGAASDTKITLSIGGWADSTGFSEIAATESNRQSFADRCVEILRKYNLDGIDIDWEHPGSSQGKCQCGSNEDYETHVDLLQALRDTLDAAAEEDGKYYELSVANGGSDWNAGGLRHGDIGEICDFASIMAYDFTGSWMDVVGQNAPLYGDSHPTENSQYGETYTAQYFVEYSVDKLYAGDHGETGYWPGQWEYPPAEPAEYDELVLGLPFYGRGFNGTEMYGNYSGLPEGTWHDQLEDGADPTGAFDFGDLEENIEGADGWTKKRHDPGAVPYIVNEDEETIISYDDEQAIEEKVEFAKERGMQGVMFWELSQDWNQTLLDAINRTA from the coding sequence ATGAGAGAAACACGACGCGACATGCTACAGAAGGCAACGGCCCTGTCGGCACTGGCAGTCGGAGCCAGTGCGACAGCAACAGCAGCAGACTGCAGTGGCGTCTCCGAGTGGGACGCGAGCGCCACCTACAACGGCGGCGATCAGGTCACCTACGACGGTGCGCTCTGGACCGCCGAGTGGTGGACCAGCGGCACTCAGCCGGCCGAGGACGCTTCGGTCTGGACCAAGGAGGGTGCCTGTGGTGACACTCCACCGGGCGACGGCGACGAAGGGACGGACTGCAGCGAAGTCTCCGCGTGGGAGTCCGACGTTGCCTACACCGGCGGCGACCAGGTCACCTACGACGACTCGCTGTGGACCGCCGAGTGGTGGACCAAGGGCACCGAACCCGCAGAGAGCGAGAACGTCTGGACCCTGGAGGGTCCCTGCGGTGACGGCGGCGGCGGTGGTGGCGGCGGTGGCGACGAGAACCAGTCGCCCGACGCCTCCTTTACCGTCTCGCCGTCTTCGCCCGAGCCGGATGAGGAAGTGACCCTCGACGCCAGCGGGTCCTCCGATCCCGACGGCGATTCCCTGAGCTACGAGTGGGAGATCGAGACCGTCGGCACCGTCGAGGGTGCGGAGAACTCGCTGACCTTCGACGAGGCCGGTGACTACGAGGTCACGCTGACCGTCACGGACGCCGAAGGCGCGTCCAGTTCGGTCACCGAGACCCTCAGCGTCGCCGAAGCACCCGATCCGCCGAGCGACGAGTTCAAAGTCATCGGTTACTACCCCGGCTGGAAGGCCACGCCGGAGTACGACTACTACCCCGAGGACATCCCCTTCGACAAGGTCACGCACGTCCAGTACGCGTTCCTCGGCGTCGACGCGGACGAGGCAGTGCCGACGATCATGAGCGACCAGGACCGCGAGAACCTCGAACGGTTCAAGGAGCTCAAGGACGGAGCGGCCTCCGACACCAAGATCACGCTCTCGATCGGTGGCTGGGCGGACTCGACCGGCTTCTCCGAGATCGCCGCGACCGAGAGCAATCGACAGTCCTTCGCCGACCGGTGTGTCGAGATCCTCCGGAAGTACAACCTCGACGGCATCGACATCGACTGGGAACACCCAGGTAGCTCCCAGGGCAAGTGCCAGTGTGGGAGCAACGAGGACTACGAGACTCACGTCGACCTCCTGCAGGCGCTTCGAGACACGCTCGACGCGGCCGCCGAGGAAGACGGCAAGTACTACGAGCTGTCCGTCGCGAACGGTGGCTCGGACTGGAACGCCGGTGGCCTCCGCCACGGCGACATCGGCGAGATCTGTGACTTCGCCTCCATCATGGCCTACGACTTCACGGGCTCGTGGATGGACGTAGTCGGTCAGAACGCGCCGCTGTACGGCGACTCTCACCCCACGGAGAACAGCCAGTACGGCGAGACCTACACCGCCCAGTACTTCGTCGAGTACTCGGTCGACAAGCTCTACGCTGGCGACCACGGCGAGACGGGCTACTGGCCCGGCCAGTGGGAGTACCCGCCGGCCGAGCCCGCAGAGTACGACGAACTGGTCCTCGGCCTGCCGTTCTACGGCCGCGGCTTCAACGGCACCGAGATGTACGGCAACTACAGCGGCCTCCCGGAGGGCACGTGGCACGACCAGCTCGAAGACGGAGCCGACCCGACCGGCGCGTTCGACTTCGGTGACCTCGAAGAGAACATCGAGGGCGCGGACGGCTGGACGAAGAAGCGCCACGACCCCGGTGCGGTCCCCTACATCGTCAACGAAGACGAAGAGACGATCATCAGCTACGACGACGAACAGGCCATCGAGGAGAAGGTCGAGTTCGCGAAGGAACGAGGCATGCAGGGCGTCATGTTCTGGGAACTCTCCCAGGACTGGAACCAGACGCTGCTCGACGCGATCAACCGGACCGCGTAG